One Chaetodon trifascialis isolate fChaTrf1 chromosome 21, fChaTrf1.hap1, whole genome shotgun sequence genomic window carries:
- the LOC139349858 gene encoding high choriolytic enzyme 1-like, protein MTPSVSLLLLLLLSHSQAHPLIEEGSGAEVQVDEDDTVDITTRILTSNNGTNEILLEGDLLAPRTRNAMMCWSQNCLWRKASNGLVMIPFIISNEFTNWERRKIDYAMQAFHSSTCIRFVPHQNEYDYISIENRAGCFSSLGKEGGRQVLSLNRQGCLYHGIIQHEINHALGFQHEQTRSDRDNYVTINWENINQQMAYNFYKQATNNLNTPYDYSSIMHYGRTAFSIQYGRDTITPIPDPNVQIGQRQGMSYWDVMRINLLYGC, encoded by the coding sequence ATGACTCCTTCTgttagcctgctgctgctgctcctgctgagtCACTCTCAGGCACATCCTCTCATCGAGGAAGGAAGTGGAGCAGAGGTCCAGGTGGACGAGGATGACACTGTCGACATCACCACCAGGATTCTGACCTCTAACAATGGCACCAATGAAATCCTGTTGGAAGGAGACTTGTTGGCTCCCAGAACCAGAAATGCCATGATGTGCTGGTCCCAGAACTGCCTGTGGAGGAAAGCTTCCAATGGCCTGGTGATGATCCCCTTCATAATTAGCAATGAGTTTACTAACTGGGAAAGGCGGAAGATTGACTATGCCATGCAGGCCTTCCACAGCAGCACCTGCATCCGTTTTGTTCCCCATCAGAACGAGTATGACTACATCAGCATCGAGAACAGAGCTggatgtttctcctctctgggCAAAGAGGGGGGCAGACAGGTCCTCTCTCTCAACAGACAGGGCTGCCTCTACCACGGCATCATTCAGCATGAGATTAACCACGCTCTGGGCTTCCAGCATGAACAGACCAGGAGCGACCGTGATAACTATGTCACGATCAACTGGGAGAACATCAACCAGCAGATGGCCTACAACTTCTACAAGCAGGCTACCAACAACCTGAACACTCCCTACGACTACTCCTCCATCATGCACTATGGAAGAACAGCCTTCTCCATCCAGTATGGCAGGGACACCATCACCCCTATCCCTGACCCCAATGTCCAGATCGGCCAGAGGCAGGGCATGTCCTACTGGGACGTCATGAGGATCAACCTGCTCTATGGCTGCTGA